A window of the Henckelia pumila isolate YLH828 chromosome 3, ASM3356847v2, whole genome shotgun sequence genome harbors these coding sequences:
- the LOC140888629 gene encoding uncharacterized protein, with protein sequence MGNDVGKRMILPASFIGGPRDMRKRLEDFFSVTDDVFTSLHNTLAKELQTERYIIIPNEDLLVAKQLNEEQKYAYNRILYHVNNNLSHVFFVDGPGGTGKTFLYKALLATIRSAGQIALATATSGVAASLLPGGRTSHSRFKIPLDENDSKPCSISKQSTIAHLMKAAKLIILDEATMPKHNIIEKFDEMLRDIMNSKAIFGGKIIVFGGDSRQTLPVILQGNKDDVIDSSIVMSPLWNQFEKLKLKQNMRALLDPKFSSYLLRIGDGIEQTNDKDEIQIPPKASIPFTDEITSLNTLIDTVFPNINDENLDFSLFVNRAILTTRNEFVHEINDVLINKFPGEETTYYSCDENISTCVIPDQEELFHSLTPQGLSPHKLTLKVNATIILLRNINPIEGLCNGTRLLCKGFNTNVIYAQISVGIHAGKPVFIPRITLEDPHDNFSSIPFKRKQFPVRLCFAMTINKAQGQTLDFVGVYLKGTCFLTWSTIRCIVKSKKYGSIKGAY encoded by the exons CCAGCTTCATTTATAGGAGGACCTAGAGATATGCGTAAGAG ATTGGAAGACTTCTTCTCTGTAACTGATGATGTATTTACAAGTCTCCACAATACTCTGGCAAAAGAATTACAAACTGAACGATACATAATTATACCTAATGAAGACCTTCTTGTTGCGAAGCAATTAAATGAAGAACAAAAATATGCTTACAATCGAATCTTATATCatgttaataataatttatcacATGTATTCTTTGTCGATGGTCCTGGTGGTACTGGGAAAACATTCTTATACAAAGCACTTCTTGCTACTATTCGTTCAGCTGGTCAAATAGCACTTGCTACAGCAACTTCAGGCGTAGCAGCATCTTTACTTCCTGGTGGACGCACATCACATTCACGTTTTAAAATTCCTTTGGATGAAAATGATTCTAAACCTTGTAGCATAAGTAAACAAAGCACAATAGCTCATTTAATGAAGGCagcaaaattaataattttggatGAGGCTACAATGCCTAAACATAATATTATTGAAAAGTTCGACGAAATGTTAAGAGACATAATGAACTCAAAAGCCATTTTTGGTGGTAAAATTATTGTCTTTGGTGGAGATTCTCGTCAAACCCTGCCAGTAATTCTTCAAGGTAATAAAGATGATGTTATAGATTCCTCAATTGTTATGTCACCTTTATGGAACCAATTTGAGAAACTAAAACTAAAGCAAAATATGCGAGCATTACTCGATCCTAAATTTTCATCTTACTTATTGAGAATTGGAGATGGTATTGAGCAAACTAACGATAAAGATGAAATCCAAATTCCACCTAAAGCAAGCATTCCATTTACGGATGAAATTACATCTTTAAATACATTAATAGACACGGTGTTCCCAAATATTAATGACGaaaatttagatttttcttTATTTGTAAACAGAGCTATACTTACTACACGAAATGAGTTTGTCCACGAAATAAATGACGTATTGATTAATAAATTTCCTGGCGAAGAAACCACATATTATAGCTGTGATGAAAATATAAGTACTTGCGTTATACCAGATCAGGAAGAATTGTTTCACTCTTTAACTCCTCAAGGACTTTCTCCTCATAAATTAACTTTAAAAGTAAATGCAACAATCATACTGCTAAGAAATATTAATCCAATTGAAGGACTATGCAATGGTACACGGCTTCTTTGCAAAGGTTTCAACACAAATGTGATTTATGCTCAAATATCAGTTGGCATTCATGCAGGAAAACCTGTATTTATTCCTCGTATAACATTAGAAGATCCTCACGATAATTTTTCATCAATTCCTTTTAAAAGGAAACAATTTCCAGTACGACTATGTTTTGCAATGACAATTAATAAAGCGCAAGGTCAAACTCTTGATTTCGTCGGTGTCTATT